DNA sequence from the Halogranum gelatinilyticum genome:
TCGACAGTGCAGAAATAAGGGAGTGAAGTCGGTGACTTCGCCCCGATGTCCAACAGAGTTTGTAGGTAATCTGATTGCCTCGCTGGTAAAGCGGAGGCTTTCCACGCAGATTATCCACTGTCCCCCGCTCTATCTCCCAACTTCCGACGATCGAACTCAACGCCATCTGGCGACTCACCAGAGCCCTCTGTCTGCAGGTATTCTACTCGTTGTTTGCTTTTATTTATCGTAGAACCGCTCTCGGCCAACAGCTGCTGTGCCGTTGCCACTGTATCTTCGTCACTATTTCTCACAGACACGCCAAACTCCCGAAGCTTTGAGACAATCCTTTCACTACACTCGCATAGATCGTCCTCCAACAAAACGTTCAAAACATAGAATTGTGCAACTGGGTTTATGGATACTCGTGCTAATCGGATTTAGTTACTACTCAGAGACACTCCATAGTTAGGTACATCAACCAAAATCGAGCGAGTAAGCTACTGACTGGATTCCACGAGGCTTTAGCCCTCCGCCCTCTCCTCTCGCGTATGGACCCGGACGACAACCGCCGAGGCTGGGCCAGCCGTTCGGGCGAGTTCTCGCCCGCCTACTACGCCGACGCCGGCCCCAACGAGGTGAGCCGGACGCTCGCGGCTGTCCTCGACCACTACGCCCCGGCGGACGCCAAGGTGCTCGAACTCGGCTGTAGCTCCGGCCGACATCTCGCGCACCTCCGCGAGCAGGGCTACGAGAATCTGACCGGTATCGACCTCAACGACGAGTCTTTCGAGGTGATGACGGAGTATTACCCCCGCCTCGCCGAGACGGGGACGTTCCACGTGAGCGCGTTAGAGGAGTTCCTGCCGACGGTCCCCGACGACGCGTTCGACGTGGTCTACTCCGTCGAGACGCTCCAGCACGTCCACCCCGACGACACCGAGGTGTTCGCGGAACTGGCCCGCGTCTCAAGCGACCTCGTCGTCACCGCCGAGAACGAGGGCAACGGCCCGCAACGCGGCCGCAACGGGGCGGAAGTCAGCTACGTCAACGACGACTTCCCGCTCTATCACCGCAACTGGAAGGAGGTCCTCTCCGAGCACGGACTCACCCAACTGCTCCGCGAACCGGGCGACCGCGACACCGTCCGCGTGTTCCGCGTGATCTGACCCCGCTCAGACCTCCCTCGACCCGAGGAAGAACCAGTTGAGGACACGTGCCGACCCACGTCTGAGTGTCTCGCTCGCGGTCGAGGTATCGACGTCGAGTTCGTCGGCGACGGCGGCGAGCCGACAGTCACGCGGTACTTCGAAGTAGCCCATCCGGAGCGCGACCCGGAGACACTCGCGCTGTCGGTCCGTCAGGACGTCCGCGCGGCTATCGCCGTGGACGAGCGAGAGCAGGTCGTAGCGGAGTCCGCTCGCGTCGAGCTGCTCGCCGAACGCGTCGAACCGCTCGCGCGTCGCCGTGACGGTGAACTCCATCTCCCCGTCGTCGACGTGGACCGGGAACTCCGGCGGCAGCGATGTCTCACCGAGAAAGTCGAACAGCCCCTGCTCGCGCGTCTCGTACTGCAGGAGTGCACGCCCGTCGTCGACGTACAGCAGGTCCGCGTCGACGACGGCCGGATGCGTCGCCAGCGCGTCGGCGGCCGCACGCGGGTCTTCGCCCCGTATCTCGCCGAGTTCGAGGGTCCGCTCGGCCAACGGTGCGGCCGCGAGCAGTCGGAACGTCGCGTCGGCGAACGCCGTCGACACCTCGGTGATCCACAGCCCCTCCGGGAGCTGCAGCCGGAACCGCGCTCGGATCACCGCTCGCCCTCCGAGGGCCGCGTGCGTCGCACCAACAGCGTGGGTCGAACCGGCCGAAACGGCTGCATATCTTCCGTGGAGAGGACTTCGGCCTTGATAAAGGTCGAGTCGGTCGAGTCGGCTGAGTCAGTCAAGTCGTGCCCTCCGGCCACTGTCGTGACGGCCGCGAGCCATAGGGACCGCCGACTCACCGCAGGTCGCGTCGCCACAGGACGAGCGAGTAGCCCGCGCCGAGCAGCACGACCCCGACGAGCGCGAGGAGAATCACGAACGCCACGTAGCCCCACAGCGGGTCCGCGTAGGGGAGGATGACGTCGCCCGGCGGTTCGACGGCCCAGGGGCTGAGATGGAAGAACACCAGCATCGCCGCCCCCGCGGTCATCACCACTGTCCAGTAGCGCGCGCCGCCCCGCCCGGTGAGCGAGAGGGCGAAGCCGAGGACGACGAGCGGGTAGATGGCGAGACTGTACGTGAAGGGGTTGACCTCGGGCGTGACGGGCCAGCCGACGTGGTTGCCCCGAATCACGTGGTCAGCGTGGTGCGCCAGTCCGAGGAGCGTCGCGAGCGCGAACACCAGATACGCTCGCGGGTCGAGAGTGCTATCGAATCTGTCGAAGGCGGCAGTCGTCCTATCGCGCATAGTTCCTGTTCGGTCGCCCCGACCGAATCGCTGTGCCCAACAGCTTGGGCCAACGCCGAGCCGTCGCCACCGGCCGCAGCCGCCACTGGAGTCGACGCGTGGCTCAGAACCGGCCGTACAGCGAGTAGGCGATGGCGA
Encoded proteins:
- a CDS encoding class I SAM-dependent methyltransferase, with translation MDPDDNRRGWASRSGEFSPAYYADAGPNEVSRTLAAVLDHYAPADAKVLELGCSSGRHLAHLREQGYENLTGIDLNDESFEVMTEYYPRLAETGTFHVSALEEFLPTVPDDAFDVVYSVETLQHVHPDDTEVFAELARVSSDLVVTAENEGNGPQRGRNGAEVSYVNDDFPLYHRNWKEVLSEHGLTQLLREPGDRDTVRVFRVI
- a CDS encoding helix-turn-helix domain-containing protein yields the protein MIRARFRLQLPEGLWITEVSTAFADATFRLLAAAPLAERTLELGEIRGEDPRAAADALATHPAVVDADLLYVDDGRALLQYETREQGLFDFLGETSLPPEFPVHVDDGEMEFTVTATRERFDAFGEQLDASGLRYDLLSLVHGDSRADVLTDRQRECLRVALRMGYFEVPRDCRLAAVADELDVDTSTASETLRRGSARVLNWFFLGSREV